ATGCCCAACATCGAAGGCGACGCGTACTTTGACCTCACCGTCGATCACCTCTTCGGCAGCATCTGGACCCGACCCGGATTGTCCATGCGCGACAAACGCATCATGACGCTGACGGCGGTCACCGCGATCGGGAATCGCGACCTGGCCGAGATCCAGATCAACGCCGCCCTCCTCAACGGCGAACTCTCCGAGACCGAACTCAAGGAGATGGCCGTCTTCCTCACCCACTACCTGGGCTTCCCGCTGGGCTCGGCCCTCAACGGCGCGGTCGACGCCGTC
The sequence above is drawn from the Mycobacterium marseillense genome and encodes:
- a CDS encoding carboxymuconolactone decarboxylase family protein, which encodes MDELRSKGLAKMNEVYGWEMPNIEGDAYFDLTVDHLFGSIWTRPGLSMRDKRIMTLTAVTAIGNRDLAEIQINAALLNGELSETELKEMAVFLTHYLGFPLGSALNGAVDAVVAKRKKAAAKGAGEDKKANVEGALKMHSGNKGD